A single Ziziphus jujuba cultivar Dongzao chromosome 11, ASM3175591v1 DNA region contains:
- the LOC107431805 gene encoding rho guanine nucleotide exchange factor 8, translating into MVRAFSHQCSMQKSKSFHFKRMFDSSPGRNGQSMILDNVNGGGAEDYNSKLQLRSYNSKMGGDRPMENHNIGWALKEDIDPVSCLDVGGRKVSSQGKITSADLEMMKERFAKLLLGEDMSGGGKGVSSALALSNAVTNLAASVFGEQKKLEPMPAERKAKWKKEIECLLSVTDHIVEFVPSQQQSKDGTYMEIMVTRQRNDLHINIPALRKLDAMLIACLDNFGNQNEFWYVSREEDENESGSAPRKDDKWWLPTVKVPQEGLSDVSRKWLQFQKESVNQVLKAAMAINAQILSEMEIPENYIESLPKNGRASLGDSIYKSITDEHFDPAQFLSTMDLSTEHKVLDLKNRIEASIVIWKRKMHHKDGKGSWGSGVSLEKRELFEDRAETILLLLKQRFPGIPQSSLDISKIQFNRDVGHAILESYSRIIESRASTVMSRIEDVLYADSLARTPSQPKKSNRKLSMDSSPLPPKSPKPSPEEVEDLNSAETPTSKTLLDFMGWNIVQGESDANKKETKLDAESYINKEESDKLMSKPALISTKKFSYLEKIENLSGLRSPTARH; encoded by the exons ATGGTTCGAGCTTTCTCTCATCAATGCAGCATGCAGAAATCAAAGTCTTTTCATTTCAAGAGAATGTTTGATAGTAGTCCTGGAAGGAATGGTCAAAGTATGATTTTGGACAATGTGAATGGTGGTGGAGCAGAAGATTATAACAGTAAACTTCAACTAAGAAGCTATAACTCTAAAATGGGAGGAGACCGCCCGATGGAGAATCATAATATAGGATGGGCACTTAAAGAAGATATAGATCCGGTTTCATGCTTGGATGTTGGAGGCAGGAAAGTAAGTTCTCAAGGCAAGATTACATCTGCAG ATTTGGAGATGATGAAGGAAAGGTTTGCTAAGCTGCTTTTAGGTGAAGATATGTCAGGAGGGGGAAAAGGTGTTTCATCGGCTTTGGCTTTGTCAAATGCTGTAACCAATCttgcag CATCTGTTTTTGgagaacaaaagaaactagagcCTATGCCTGCAGAGAGGAAagcaaaatggaaaaaagaaatcgAATGCCTTTTGTCTGTAACCGATCATATAGTGGAATTCGTGCCCTCACAGCAGCAATCCAAGGATGGAACTTACATGGAG ATAATGGTGACTCGGCAAAGAAATGATCTGCATATAAACATCCCTGCCTTGCGCAAGTTAGATGCAATGCTCATT GCCTGCTTGGATAACTTCGGAAACCAGAATGAGTTCTGGTATGTGTCcagagaagaagatgaaaatgaGAGTGGTAGTGCTCCAAGAAAGGATGACAAGTGGTGGCTACCCACAGTCAAAGTTCCTCAAGAAGGATTATCAGATGTCAGTCGAAAATGGTTGCAATTTCAGAAGGAATCTGTGAACCAAGTACTAAAAGCAGCCATGGCTATAAATGCTCAAATACTTTCAGAAATGGAGATACCTGAAAACTACATAGAATCCCTTCCCAAG AATGGAAGAGCTAGCCTTGGTGATTCAATCTATAAAAGCATAACCGATGAACACTTTGATCCTGCACAATTCCTCTCAACCATGGACTTGTCTACAGAACACAAAGTTCTTGACCTTAAGAACAGGATTGAGGCCTCCATTGTTATCTGGAAGAGGAAGATGCATCATAAGGATGGAAAAGGTTCATGGGGTTCGGGAGTGAGCTTGGAGAAGAGGGAACTATTTGAAGATAGAGCAGAAACCATTTTGCTCCTACTCAAACAGCGTTTCCCGGGCATTCCACAATCTTCTCTCGACATAAGTAAAATCCAATTCAATAGG GACGTAGGACATGCTATTCTAGAGAGCTATTCAAGGATAATAGAAAGCAGAGCTTCCACAGTCATGTCAAGGATTGAAGATGTTCTTTATGCTGATTCTCTTGCCCGAACACCATCACAACCCAAAAAATCCAACAGGAAGCTTTCAATGGATTCTTCACCTCTACCACCAAAGTCTCCTAAACCCTCACCAGAAGAGGTGGAAGACTTGAATTCTGCAGAGACACCAACCTCAAAGACACTCTTGGACTTCATGGGTTGGAACATAGTCCAAGGAGAAAGCGAtgcaaacaagaaagaaacaaaGCTGGACGCAGAGAGCTACATTAATaaagaagaaagtgataagCTTATGAGCAAACCTGCTTTAATCTCAACAAAAAAGTTTTCATATTTGGAAAAGATTGAAAACTTGAGTGGTTTGAGAAGCCCAACAGCACGCCATTAG
- the LOC132800001 gene encoding uncharacterized protein LOC132800001 yields the protein MKVDFDSCRDSVNPISTKRDDEKHQVERKQDGNKPLFVYKFTGKPPALSREPNSPLVLPVRDGFSSVLSKCPNPTFHFQETRRNGRSRKAVHSSDILALIRRTKRT from the exons atgAAAGTTGACTTTGATTCATGCAGAGATTCTGTGAATCCAATATCTACAAAAAGGGATGATGAAAAGCATCAAGTCGAGAGAAAGCAGGATGGCAATAAGCCACTTTTCGTGTACAAATTCACTGGTAAACCACCAGCCCTATCAAGGGAACCAAATTCACCTTTAG TATTGCCTGTTCGTGATGGCTTCTCATCAGTACTCTCAAAATGTCCAAATCCTACATTCCATTTCCAG GAGACGAGGAGGAATGGACGCAGTAGAAAAGCTGTGCACAGCAGTGACATCTTGGCACTCATTCGACGAACAAAACGAACATAA
- the LOC107431770 gene encoding proteinaceous RNase P 1, chloroplastic/mitochondrial gives MNSFQRPHMASFSFNSLQQNHHLFSVTLCKYPSTLIGLKSHYSSCFFTSSPSKHTLELAPLLVVKGNVSNTITKSSTTDHNPSTETKNSKTRKETGPGFPTLRSIEKKVGKKFVKKYGSSVVEEKTENGFTKDRNLRKNLGFRKRREMSNGHSSIKSKDKNTGVVKSLESTKIVNHKKDVKAKEGINKQVGGEDKKEKGSKKNKVDSPEVQMRIGLDMCSKRGDVMGAIQFYDLAQREGIKMGQYHYTVLLYLCSSAAVGVVQPAKSGSGTRTLNALESPSEVSMVNSTDLSKSSHLDNWGDRELNVSVSDNGYLNGSGRVHRTADNVELNSATCIDDHDSSFNEKEKLARFSNGFVKRNSRLLDGLSNPNKCDDDSSHVEDGSKNQENERILVDEDVKKYALEKGFEIYEKMCLEKIPMNEAALTSVARMAMSMGNGDMAFDMVKQMKSLGINPRLRSYGPALSAFCNSRNVDKAFAVEKHMLENGVYPEEPELEALLRVSVGVGKGDRVYYLLHKLRTHVRKVSLSTANLIASWFESKAASRVGKTKWDQGLIKEAIENGGGGWHGQGWLGRGKWSVLLTTIGVDGLCKCCGEKLATIDLDPKETEDFAESVASIAIKREKNSSFQKFQKWLDYYGPFEAVVDAANIGLFSQKRFMPSKINAVVNAIRQKLPSKKWPLIVLHNKRITGRRMDEPINRALVDKWRNADALYATPTGSNDDWYWLYAAIKFKCLIVTNDEMRDHTFQLLGNDFFPKWKERHQVHFSFTDAGPVFHMPPPCSVVIQESEKGHWHIPILSEHDYEAERPWLCITRAKSRVTRQKSETGDEDLQLLHHSKGFVRPATKTEASQPLINYKHENQETYKSLRDILSESMILDNHSILSDIETAEMLGGCTIDFQI, from the exons ATGAACTCTTTCCAACGGCCACACATGGCCTCCTTTAGCTTCAACTCCCTCCAACAAAATCACCACCTCTTCTCTGTTACTCTCTGTAAGTACCCGTCGACTCTGATTGGTCTCAAATCTCATTACTCTTCTTGTTTTTTCACTTCCTCACCTTCCAAACACACACTTGAACTTGCTCCACTTCTCGTAGTTAAAGGTAATGTTAGCAACACTATTACGAAGTCGTCTACCACAGACCATAACCCATCTACAGAAACCAAGAATTCAAAAACTAGAAAAGAAACGGGTCCTGGATTTCCTACTTTAAGGTCTATAGAAAAAAAAGTCGgcaaaaaatttgtgaaaaagtaTGGCAGTTCAGTGGTGGAGGAAAAGACTGAAAACGGGTTCACCAAAGACAGGAATTTGAGGAAAAATCTGGGTTTTAGAAAAAGGAGGGAAATGAGTAATGGGCATTCTTCGATAAAGTCTAAGGATAAGAATACTGGAGTTGTTAAATCTTTAGAAAGTACGAAGATTGTTAATCACAAAAAGGATGTGAAGGCCAAGGAAGGTATTAATAAGCAGGTGGGAGGAGAAGACAAGAAGGAAAAAGGGTCAAAGAAAAATAAGGTTGATTCACCAGAAGTTCAAATGAGAATTGGATTAGATATGTGCTCGAAGAGAGGGGATGTTATGGGTGCTATTCAATTCTATGATTTAGCTCAGAGAGAAGGAATCAAAATGGGGCAGTACCATTATACTGTGCTTTTGTATCTTTGTTCTTCTGCGGCTGTTGGTGTTGTTCAACCTGCAAAAAGTGGGAGTGGTACACGGACTTTGAATGCCTTGGAGTCACCTAGTGAAGTTTCCATGGTGAACTCGACGGACTTGAGTAAGTCTAGTCACTTGGATAACTGGGGTGATAGGGAATTGAATGTGTCAGTTTCAGACAATGGATATCTGAATGGTAGTGGTAGGGTTCATAGGACTGCTGACAATGTTGAGTTAAATTCTGCTACTTGTATTGATGACCATGATAGTAGTTTCAATGAAAAGGAGAAATTAGCCCGGTTTTCAAATGGCTTTGTGAAGCGAAATTCTCGCCTCTTAGATGGACTCAGTAATCCTAATAAATGTGATGATGATTCTTCACATGTAGAAGATGGAAGCAAGaaccaagaaaatgaaagaattcTGGTTGATGAAGATGTGAAGAAGTATGCGCTTGAGAAAGGATTTGAGATCTATGAAAAGATGTGTTTGGAAAAGATCCCAATGAATGAAGCGGCATTAACTTCTGTGGCTAGAATGGCTATGTCAATGGGTAATGGTGATATGGCATTTGATATGGTGAAGCAAATGAAGTCACTGGGAATAAATCCTCGACTACGTTCCTATGGTCCTGCATTATCTGCTTTTTGCAATAGTAGAAATGTTGATAAGGCATTTGCTGTTGAGAAACATATGCTAGAAAATGGTGTCTATCCAGAAGAGCCCGAACTGGAGGCCCTTTTAAGAGTGAGCGTAGGAGTTGGTAAGGGAGACagggtatattatttgttgcatAAATTAAGAACTCATGTAAGGAAGGTCTCACTCTCAACTGCAAATTTAATTGCCAGTTGGTTTGAGAGCAAGGCAGCTTCAAGAGTGGGGAAAACAAAATGGGATCAGGGGTTAATAAAGGAAGCAATTGAGAATGGAGGTGGTGGCTGGCATGGACAGGGATGGTTGGGAAGAGGAAAATGGTCTGTGTTACTGACAACCATTGGAGTGGATGGGTTGTGCAAATGCTGTGGGGAGAAATTGGCCACTATTGACCTTGATCCAAAAGAAACAGAAGACTTTGCTGAATCAGTTGCTTCTATAGCtataaaaagagagaaaaactcAAGCTTTCAGAAATTTCAA AAATGGCTTGACTATTATGGACCTTTTGAAGCAGTGGTGGATGCAGCTAATATAGGtcttttcagccaaaaaagaTTCATGCCATCCAAG ATAAATGCTGTTGTTAATGCAATACGACAAAAACTTCCTTCAAAGAAATGGCCACTCATTGTTTTGCATAACAAGCGTATTACTGGAAGAAGGATGGATGAACCCATAAATAGAGCATTGGTTGATAAGTGGAGAAATGCGGATGCACTCTATGCAACACCAACTGGGTCAAATGATGATTG GTACTGGTTATATGCAGCTATAAAGTTCAAGTGCTTAATTGTGACAAATGATGAAATGAGAGATCATacatttcagcttcttggaAATGATTTCTTTCCCAAATGGAAAGAAAGGCATCAA GTGCATTTCAGTTTTACTGATGCTGGTCCTGTATTTCATATGCCTCCTCCTTGTTCTGTTGTAATTCAG GAATCAGAGAAAGGCCATTGGCATATTCCAATATTATCAGAACATGATTATGAAGCAGAAAGACCATGGTTGTGTATTACAAGAGCTAAATCACGAGTTACGAGACAAAAATCTGAAACTGGAGATGAAG ATTTGCAACTTCTTCATCATAGCAAGGGATTCGTAAGGCCAGCTACCAAAACTGAAGCATCACAGCCATTGATCAACTACAAGCATGAAAATCAAGAAACCTACAAGAGTCTCAGGGATATTCTGTCGGAGTCCATGATCTTGGATAATCATTCAATCCTATCAGACATTGAGACCGCAGAGATGCTTGGTGGATGTACCATTGATTTTCAGATTTAA